In Streptomyces longhuiensis, the following proteins share a genomic window:
- a CDS encoding FAD-dependent oxidoreductase — protein MERTTCCVVGGGPAGMVLGLLLARAGVDVTVLEKHGDFLRDFRGDTVHPSTLALLDDLGLAERFAHLQQRRVTTVQLPLGKDGSLITVSDISALPGPYNYVAMVPQWDLLNLLADEARKEPSFSVRMSTEVTSFVVEHERVTGVRYRTSDGRTGELRATLTVACDGRGSLARSRRELRLRRFTCPMDAWWFRLPRREGDPHGLVGGAGDRLLTAMIDRGEYWQCAALIPKGTDAERRAAGLERFMADFSAAVPWIADRTHALRSWDEVKMLDVRLDRLRRWHRPGLLCIGDAAHAMSPVFGIGINLAVEDAVAAARYLVEPLSRGVVGLRDVRGVQRRRWPTTAATQALQRFAHARVIAPVLAGRPPFGNARRAERMSDLLATSPWLKRVPAYFIGYGAMRERPPNESVR, from the coding sequence ATGGAACGGACGACATGCTGCGTGGTGGGCGGCGGGCCCGCGGGAATGGTCCTCGGCCTGCTGCTGGCCCGCGCCGGCGTGGATGTCACGGTCCTGGAGAAACACGGGGACTTTCTGCGCGACTTCCGCGGCGACACCGTGCATCCCTCGACCCTGGCGCTGCTGGACGATCTCGGCCTGGCCGAGCGCTTCGCCCATCTGCAGCAACGTCGGGTGACCACGGTGCAGTTGCCACTCGGCAAGGACGGTTCGCTGATCACCGTCTCGGACATCAGCGCACTGCCGGGGCCGTACAACTACGTGGCGATGGTCCCGCAATGGGACCTGCTGAACCTCCTCGCCGACGAGGCCCGGAAAGAGCCGTCCTTCTCGGTGCGAATGAGCACCGAGGTGACGTCGTTCGTCGTGGAGCACGAACGGGTCACCGGGGTGCGGTACCGCACGTCCGACGGCCGTACCGGCGAACTGCGGGCCACCCTCACGGTGGCCTGCGACGGTCGGGGCTCGCTGGCCCGCTCACGGCGCGAACTTCGGCTGCGGCGGTTCACCTGCCCCATGGACGCCTGGTGGTTCCGGCTCCCGCGCCGGGAAGGCGATCCACACGGGCTCGTGGGAGGTGCCGGCGACCGGCTCCTCACCGCGATGATCGACCGTGGGGAGTACTGGCAGTGCGCCGCGCTGATTCCCAAGGGGACTGACGCCGAGCGCCGCGCCGCCGGTCTCGAGCGGTTCATGGCCGACTTCTCGGCGGCCGTGCCCTGGATCGCGGACCGGACGCATGCGCTGCGGTCATGGGACGAGGTGAAGATGCTCGACGTACGGCTCGACCGCCTCCGGCGCTGGCACCGCCCGGGACTGCTGTGCATCGGCGACGCGGCGCACGCGATGTCACCTGTGTTCGGCATCGGCATCAACCTCGCCGTCGAGGACGCAGTGGCCGCCGCGCGGTATCTCGTCGAACCCCTGAGCAGGGGTGTGGTCGGCCTTCGGGACGTACGCGGCGTCCAGCGGCGCCGGTGGCCGACCACGGCGGCGACGCAGGCACTGCAGCGGTTCGCTCACGCGAGGGTCATCGCGCCTGTGCTCGCGGGACGCCCTCCTTTCGGCAATGCCAGGCGGGCGGAGCGGATGAGTGACCTACTTGCCACCTCACCGTGGCTCAAGCGCGTGCCGGCGTACTTCATCGGCTACGGCGCCATGCGCGAGCGCCCGCCCAACGAGTCGGTGCGGTGA
- a CDS encoding DoxX family protein — protein sequence MTARASASDGGLLLIRLAFGLLMAGHGAQKLFGIFGGSGLTETGKGFAALGYHPGKLFAAIAGLSEFLGGLGLAFGLLTPLAAAAIIGVMINAMATVTGSHGLWETGGGVEYNVCIAVVALGIAATGPGRLAVDRFFRWGTGGWPEAAFALGLGGIAAAITLSL from the coding sequence GTGACAGCGAGAGCGTCCGCCTCCGACGGTGGGCTTCTGCTGATCAGGCTGGCCTTCGGACTGCTGATGGCCGGGCACGGCGCTCAAAAGCTCTTCGGGATCTTCGGAGGCTCGGGCCTCACGGAGACCGGGAAGGGGTTCGCCGCCCTCGGCTACCACCCGGGCAAACTCTTCGCTGCGATCGCTGGTCTGTCCGAGTTCCTCGGCGGCCTAGGCCTGGCTTTCGGGCTGCTCACACCGCTCGCGGCGGCTGCCATCATCGGCGTCATGATCAACGCGATGGCGACCGTCACCGGGTCCCACGGCCTGTGGGAGACGGGCGGCGGAGTGGAGTACAACGTCTGCATCGCCGTGGTCGCCCTCGGTATCGCCGCCACAGGTCCTGGGCGGCTGGCGGTGGACCGGTTCTTCCGCTGGGGCACGGGAGGCTGGCCCGAGGCCGCCTTCGCCCTAGGGCTAGGGGGAATAGCCGCCGCGATCACCTTGAGCCTCTGA
- a CDS encoding helix-turn-helix transcriptional regulator, protein MASDATPQTPTGDSAIESVSVLGEDSRRQMFAFIRRQRRPVTRDEAAASVGISRKLAAFHLDKLVDAGLLRAGNGSPGGIRKVGRQPKVYEPTDTHIHVSIPDRRHELLADLLLEAVLTEDGDESAPHAAVRTAGRRGRELGKSEREQTRPGRLGAERGLSVCERMLEQHGFEPVRETPTRLRLRNCPFHPLAAKAPELVCGMNHAFITGYLQGLEVSGVEATLAPRPGECCVQLGPTKG, encoded by the coding sequence GTGGCCTCTGACGCAACGCCGCAGACTCCTACAGGTGACTCGGCGATCGAGTCCGTCAGCGTCCTCGGCGAGGACTCCCGGCGGCAGATGTTCGCGTTCATCCGGCGTCAGCGCCGGCCCGTGACCCGGGACGAAGCAGCCGCCAGCGTGGGCATCTCGCGCAAGCTCGCCGCCTTCCATCTCGACAAGCTGGTGGACGCCGGACTGCTGCGTGCCGGCAACGGCTCTCCCGGCGGGATCCGGAAGGTCGGCCGTCAGCCCAAGGTCTACGAACCCACCGACACCCACATCCACGTGAGCATCCCCGACCGCCGTCACGAACTGCTGGCCGACCTCCTGCTGGAGGCCGTCCTGACCGAGGACGGTGACGAATCCGCACCCCACGCCGCCGTGCGCACGGCCGGCCGGCGCGGCCGGGAACTGGGCAAGAGCGAGCGGGAACAGACACGTCCCGGCCGGCTCGGCGCAGAACGTGGACTGAGCGTCTGCGAGCGGATGCTCGAACAACACGGCTTCGAGCCCGTCCGCGAAACCCCCACCCGACTACGGCTGCGCAACTGCCCGTTCCATCCCCTGGCAGCCAAGGCTCCCGAGCTGGTGTGCGGCATGAACCACGCCTTCATCACCGGCTACCTGCAGGGCCTGGAGGTCAGCGGTGTAGAGGCGACCCTCGCCCCGCGCCCGGGGGAGTGCTGCGTCCAGCTGGGACCCACCAAGGGGTGA